One Candidatus Poribacteria bacterium DNA window includes the following coding sequences:
- a CDS encoding sigma-70 family RNA polymerase sigma factor, giving the protein MRHNLITFNDLTDEELIRFVQNQDEAAFAELMSRYSPRIWRIILANSRQRRDAEEILMDTWMAVWENIGGLRKVSSFNGWLRQIAYNACNRYYASSHRSRSETPQSRAELIEYIDREASPRFREAQLHADVREAVQHLPQRVRPTAVLYYLESWSMKEIAEELDLAIGTVKTKLRETRELLRKEFDMAPKKGETMSSESVHLNKPNMSEDVCYIPAMDQTESNREAALWGLPNDALVRFGRGAINAMALSPDGKHLVLGTDIGLWWYEVATLSPIALWSTNCKRISAIAFSASGEWVATGHEDGSVKVWDVRQANCFTQVERQAHQLCKKINQLVFSPDSKHLAANGDFDYMVDVWNPETGVQLAKFGDAELRFQACWEKHPIAFSQDSQLIACASPPDDAKRLGTGFWSIAPERDVISVWDVTNGKRVAYLTEYTEFLYALSFSPCGNFLVASSDGEESSILTVWDTENWQVEKEERIYGSNQLIPTYSTTGERQIVAVSDTDVTLWDTTCHEKLNTYYTPDGGETRRWSFSGTQFALATTHELNVWTIGDHDPRTVSYNSHPDYISSLAFSADGETLVAGYPFPEGTFRCWDVVTHSQTPRVFKLSGEKHCLYASTSGQLHTTSVEGNTIKVREFGNDTPITECRIKERPRYLAVAFSDTAQLIAYGDSEKNLYVWDIPREEIINTFTMPETNAAFTAFSPNGKYLASGQEMGSYCLWDLERGEEIHAFHSHEIEHIAFSPCGNIIAGEMEKAFILWDIESAKTLLTIPKPEEYAYWWQGGIVFSPCGLYLATGLERVEGMASAPIKLWNTTTGENVATFEGHLTHIFSLAFSPDGAFLASGGYDGTILLWDMKSHL; this is encoded by the coding sequence ATGCGCCATAATCTGATAACCTTCAATGACCTCACAGATGAAGAACTCATTCGGTTTGTCCAAAATCAGGATGAAGCAGCATTTGCGGAACTGATGTCGCGCTACAGTCCACGGATATGGCGTATCATTCTTGCAAATTCAAGGCAACGCCGCGATGCTGAGGAAATCCTCATGGACACTTGGATGGCAGTATGGGAAAACATCGGTGGACTCAGGAAAGTCAGCAGCTTTAACGGATGGTTGCGGCAGATCGCCTATAACGCCTGTAACAGATACTACGCCTCCAGCCACCGCTCACGGAGCGAAACTCCGCAGAGCCGTGCCGAGTTGATTGAGTACATTGACCGGGAGGCCTCCCCGCGTTTTAGAGAAGCACAACTACACGCAGACGTAAGGGAAGCCGTTCAGCATCTCCCGCAGCGGGTGCGTCCGACCGCCGTATTGTACTATCTGGAATCGTGGAGTATGAAAGAAATCGCGGAAGAACTCGACTTAGCCATAGGCACAGTTAAGACGAAATTAAGAGAAACACGAGAACTCCTGCGGAAGGAATTTGACATGGCACCTAAAAAAGGAGAAACTATGTCTTCAGAATCTGTTCATCTCAATAAACCTAACATGTCAGAGGACGTGTGCTACATTCCAGCAATGGATCAAACGGAAAGCAATCGGGAAGCAGCTCTATGGGGACTCCCGAATGATGCCCTGGTCCGATTTGGGCGCGGGGCAATCAACGCTATGGCATTGTCCCCAGATGGAAAACATCTCGTTCTCGGAACCGACATAGGACTGTGGTGGTATGAAGTCGCTACCTTGTCACCTATCGCGCTGTGGAGTACGAACTGCAAGCGAATTTCGGCGATTGCGTTCTCCGCATCAGGCGAGTGGGTTGCCACAGGACATGAGGACGGAAGTGTCAAGGTATGGGACGTGCGACAGGCGAATTGTTTCACCCAAGTGGAGAGGCAAGCGCACCAACTTTGTAAAAAGATTAATCAATTGGTTTTTTCTCCAGACAGCAAGCACTTGGCTGCAAATGGAGATTTTGATTATATGGTTGATGTCTGGAATCCAGAAACCGGTGTCCAACTTGCAAAATTTGGTGATGCTGAACTTAGATTTCAGGCATGTTGGGAGAAGCATCCTATTGCTTTTTCACAAGATAGTCAACTGATTGCCTGTGCGAGTCCTCCGGACGACGCTAAGCGGTTGGGAACAGGTTTTTGGTCCATCGCGCCTGAAAGAGACGTTATATCTGTGTGGGATGTTACCAACGGAAAACGCGTCGCATATCTCACAGAATACACGGAATTTTTGTATGCTCTCTCCTTTTCACCGTGTGGGAACTTCCTCGTTGCCAGTAGTGATGGAGAGGAATCCTCTATTTTGACAGTATGGGACACGGAGAATTGGCAGGTCGAAAAAGAGGAACGGATTTATGGCAGTAATCAGTTGATACCTACCTATTCTACAACGGGTGAGAGGCAGATTGTAGCGGTTTCTGATACCGATGTCACCCTCTGGGATACGACGTGCCATGAAAAACTTAATACTTACTACACGCCGGACGGAGGCGAGACACGAAGGTGGTCTTTTAGCGGGACCCAGTTTGCTCTTGCAACGACTCATGAACTAAATGTGTGGACAATTGGTGACCACGATCCGCGCACCGTCTCTTATAATTCGCATCCCGATTATATATCATCATTAGCATTTTCGGCGGATGGGGAAACCCTTGTAGCTGGGTATCCGTTTCCCGAGGGAACGTTTCGCTGTTGGGATGTTGTCACCCATTCACAAACCCCACGCGTTTTCAAATTATCGGGTGAAAAACATTGTTTGTACGCCTCTACTTCAGGACAACTGCACACTACCAGCGTTGAAGGAAACACGATAAAAGTACGGGAATTCGGCAACGACACGCCTATTACCGAATGCAGAATCAAGGAACGTCCTCGGTATTTGGCCGTGGCGTTTTCGGACACAGCCCAATTGATCGCGTACGGGGATTCCGAGAAAAATCTATATGTATGGGATATTCCGCGTGAGGAAATTATCAATACCTTCACGATGCCTGAAACCAATGCTGCCTTCACAGCGTTCAGTCCAAACGGTAAATATCTCGCGAGCGGGCAAGAGATGGGGTCCTATTGCCTATGGGATCTTGAGCGTGGAGAGGAGATACACGCGTTCCATAGTCATGAGATAGAGCATATCGCTTTTTCACCGTGTGGAAATATTATTGCCGGAGAGATGGAAAAAGCGTTTATTTTGTGGGACATCGAAAGTGCTAAAACCTTGCTCACAATACCAAAACCAGAAGAATACGCATATTGGTGGCAGGGCGGTATCGTATTTTCCCCGTGTGGACTTTATCTCGCTACCGGATTGGAGCGAGTGGAAGGGATGGCAAGCGCGCCCATCAAACTGTGGAACACTACCACAGGTGAGAACGTTGCCACATTCGAGGGACACCTCACCCATATCTTTTCGCTTGCTTTTTCACCTGATGGCGCGTTTTTGGCGAGCGGTGGTTATGATGGCACTATTCTTCTCTGGGATATGAAATCTCATCTATGA
- a CDS encoding HEAT repeat domain-containing protein, which translates to MNKPALPLTDKEMQDFIINGYVKVKTDFPPSFHENICQQLDTMFEETGNLGNNLLPAIPEIQEVFDHPVVHGAMQGVLGSDYVMHPHRYCHFNQQGSKGQNFHKDSYAGDEQIRRHRCRWTMAFYYPQDVTEDMGPTAVLPGSQYYETGESAHEQPDLALTGEAGTVTIVHYDLWHRAMPNQSDKKRYMLKFLFIRLDEPQTPLWQSKTAYWDTLGNGEELDHPELWESVWDWYYGKQNGTTNGVPHAEMDTLIENLDSDNEKDRLNAAYRLGRVGADAVPALKQMLHSTSAAIREYAGYALSLTGAPAVPTLIDAMQATDDSVRTSAAFALADMGKVAQEAMPALITAAQDPSESVRRHATEGLGLIGQLISEEMDLSETVQVLANGLSDDHFPVRDNAARSLAKLGTLAEPAMPALVAQLEDEDRYVRFHAALALKEIKTPEAQNALFNHLFASRWCALTTNSTPY; encoded by the coding sequence ATGAACAAACCAGCACTGCCCCTCACCGATAAAGAGATGCAGGATTTCATCATCAACGGGTACGTCAAGGTAAAAACCGATTTCCCGCCGAGTTTTCATGAGAATATTTGCCAGCAATTGGACACAATGTTTGAGGAAACCGGGAATTTGGGGAATAACCTCCTGCCAGCCATCCCTGAAATTCAAGAAGTTTTTGACCATCCGGTTGTTCACGGCGCGATGCAAGGCGTGCTCGGTTCGGACTACGTCATGCATCCACACCGATACTGCCACTTTAATCAACAGGGTAGCAAGGGTCAGAATTTTCATAAAGATAGTTATGCAGGGGACGAACAGATCCGACGCCACCGCTGTCGTTGGACGATGGCATTCTACTATCCGCAGGATGTCACAGAAGACATGGGACCCACCGCTGTCCTCCCCGGTTCGCAGTATTACGAGACAGGCGAAAGCGCACACGAGCAGCCTGATCTCGCACTCACTGGTGAAGCAGGCACTGTGACGATTGTCCACTACGATTTGTGGCACCGTGCAATGCCGAATCAGAGCGACAAAAAACGGTATATGTTGAAGTTCCTCTTTATCCGACTTGATGAGCCACAAACACCTTTATGGCAAAGTAAGACTGCCTATTGGGACACCCTCGGCAACGGTGAAGAACTGGATCACCCAGAACTATGGGAGTCGGTGTGGGACTGGTACTACGGTAAACAGAACGGCACTACCAACGGTGTTCCGCACGCTGAAATGGACACCCTCATTGAAAACTTGGATAGCGATAATGAAAAAGATAGACTAAACGCCGCTTATCGCTTGGGACGCGTTGGTGCTGATGCTGTGCCTGCCTTGAAGCAGATGTTACACAGCACATCAGCTGCTATCCGCGAGTATGCCGGATACGCTTTAAGCCTCACCGGCGCGCCCGCTGTTCCGACGCTCATTGATGCCATGCAAGCAACAGACGATTCAGTGCGGACAAGCGCGGCGTTTGCCTTGGCGGATATGGGGAAAGTGGCACAAGAGGCGATGCCCGCATTAATAACCGCTGCACAAGACCCCTCCGAGTCGGTCCGACGACACGCAACAGAAGGGCTTGGACTCATCGGACAGTTGATATCTGAGGAGATGGATTTATCCGAAACTGTGCAGGTCTTAGCAAACGGGTTGAGCGATGATCATTTTCCTGTTCGCGATAACGCTGCCCGTTCCTTAGCGAAATTGGGAACGCTCGCTGAACCGGCGATGCCTGCACTTGTCGCGCAACTCGAAGATGAGGACCGATATGTGCGTTTCCACGCTGCCTTGGCATTAAAGGAAATTAAGACCCCCGAAGCACAGAATGCGCTTTTCAATCATCTGTTCGCTTCGCGGTGGTGTGCCTTGACAACAAACAGCACGCCTTATTAA
- a CDS encoding phosphatase PAP2 family protein, translated as MLKEFTNSLTRWDRSLFYYIFSLGDGGVILNRSFRCISWSANGCLYPFLGLYIFLTLSPDVSKPFLLSAALGFPLERLLYHFLKQAMKRDRPYEKIMDVQFRVRPPDRFSFPSGHTASAFLMMTLLANTFPVLQIPTFCWATLVGVARVYLGVHYPTDVLAGALLGILAGQIGMWFMM; from the coding sequence ATGCTTAAAGAATTCACAAATAGTCTAACCCGATGGGATAGGTCGCTGTTCTACTATATCTTTAGTTTGGGGGATGGAGGTGTCATTCTCAACCGATCGTTTCGTTGCATCTCATGGAGCGCGAATGGGTGTTTGTATCCATTTCTTGGACTCTATATATTCCTGACGCTCAGTCCTGACGTTAGCAAGCCGTTTCTCCTATCCGCAGCACTTGGATTTCCGCTTGAGAGACTCTTATATCATTTCCTCAAACAGGCAATGAAACGCGACCGACCCTACGAGAAGATTATGGACGTTCAATTTCGTGTCCGTCCACCGGATCGATTTAGTTTCCCATCGGGACATACTGCCTCTGCTTTTCTGATGATGACGCTTTTGGCGAATACCTTCCCAGTTTTGCAAATCCCGACCTTTTGTTGGGCAACACTCGTCGGAGTCGCACGTGTATATCTCGGAGTGCATTACCCGACCGACGTTCTCGCCGGGGCACTTCTCGGTATACTCGCTGGACAGATAGGTATGTGGTTCATGATGTAG